CATGAGGACCCATAAAATCCTCATTTCGGTCCAACTGATAAAGGTCCTCAGTTAAAGCCTGGTTCTACAAAATGGTGAATACTTGATGCAGAATTTTAAGACTTATGAGGATAATTGGACTGTAGTAATGTTGACGGAAAGATGTGCACCTTTAATAGGTTCACGCATAGAGAAGGGAGAATCACTTTAATGGCGAAAGATGATGTAATTGAAGTAGAAGGCACAGTACAAGAGACTTTGCCAAATGCAATGTTTAAGGTAGAATTAGAAAATGGTCATACTGTTTTAGCTCATGTATCCGGTAAAATTCGTATGCACTTTATTCGCATTTTGCCTGGAGATAAAGTTACGGTTGAGCTTTCCCCGTATGATCTAACTCGCGGCAGAATCACATACCGGTTCAAATAATCCGGTTACGCTCCGATCTGTATAAGGAGGTTAGATAGCAATGAAAGTCAGACCATCAGTCAAACCAATCTGCGAAAAGTGTAAAGTTATCCGCAGAAAAGGTAAAGTTATGGTTATTTGCGAAAACCCTAAACATAAACAAAAACAAGGCTAAATAGAAGGAGGTGCACTCAAGCATGGCACGTATTGCTGGAGTAGATATTCCCCGTGACAAACGTATTGTTATCTCATTAACATATATATATGGTATTGGAAAACAAACAGCGATCAAGATTCTTGCAGAAGCAGGCGTTTCTGAAGAAACTCGCGTTCGTGACTTAACGGAAGACGAATTGAACAAAATTCGTGATATCATTGACAAGCTTAAAGTAGAAGGCGACCTTCGTCGTGAAATCTCCCTAAACATCAAACGTTTAATGGAAATCGGTTCTTACCGTGGTTTACGTCACCGTCGTGGTCTTCCTGTTCGCGGTCAAAATACAAAAAACAATGCTCGTACGCGTAAAGGACCTCGTCGTACTGTAGCTAACAAGAAAAAATAATTAGTAAAGGAGGTTACTTTTCATGGCACGTAAAACTAATACACGTAAACGTCGTGTGAAAAAGAATATAGAAACTGGTATTGCTCATATTCGTTCAACATTCAATAACACTATCGTTACGATCACTGACTCTCATGGTAATGCTATTTCTTGGTCAAGTGCTGGAGCTTTAGGATTCCGTGGATCTCGTAAATCCACTCCATTCGCTGCACAAATGGCTGCTGAAACAGCTGCTAAAACATCAATTGAACATGGTATGAAAACTCTTGAAGTTACAGTTAAAGGACCTGGTGCTGGACGTGAGGCTGCTATTCGTGCACTTCAAGCTGCTGGCCTAGAAGTAACTGCAATTAAAGATGTAACTCCAGTTCCACATAACGGATGCCGTCCACCAAAACGTCGCCGTGTTTAATTTTTCTGTATAGATTTTGTATTCCTGTCAATAATGGGATATAATACTGAGTTTGCGTTCTTACAGAGGATTAATTTTCAGTTGTTGCGCACAGCGGGAACGTATACATGGGGAATTTCGGTTTAAGTGACTTCGTTTACTTGCCGGGGTTTTGACGTTTTGAAGGAGGGTTTATTGATGATCGAAATAGAAAAACCAAAAATCGAAACGGTTGAAATCAACGACGATACCAAATACGGTAAATTCGTCGTAGAGCCACTAGAGCGTGGGTATGGTACTACATTGGGTAACTCCTTACGTCGTATCCTTTTATCCTCACTCCCAGGTGCTGCTGTCACAGCTATACAAATTGATGGAGTGCTACATGAGTTCTCAACAATTGAAGGCGTCGTGGAAGATGTAACATCTATCATTCTTAATGTGAAAAAACTAGCTCTTAAGATTTACTCTGATGAAGAGAAGACGCTGGAAATTGACGTTCAGGGTGACGGAGTCATCACGGCTGCTGATATCACTCATGATAGTGATGTAGAAATTCTTAATCCGGATTTATATATTGCTACAATTGGTAAAAACGGTCATATGCGTATGCGTTTATCTGCACGTCGCGGCCGCGGCTACACTCCTGCTGTTCAAAACAAGAGAGAAGACCAGCCAATTGGTGTAATTCCAATCGATGCTCTTTACACTCCAGTTTCACGCGTATCTTTCCAAGTTGAAAATACACGTGTTGGACAGTTGTCTAACTTTGACAAGTTAACGTTCGATGTTTGGACTGATGGCAGTACTGGTCCGCAAGAAGCGGTAGCACTTGGAGCTAAGATTTTAACAGAGCATTTAAATATCTTTGTTGGTTTAACCGATGAAGCTCAAAATGCTGAAATCATGGTTGAAAAAGAAGAAGATCAAAAAGAAAAAGTTCTTGAGATGACGATCGAAGAATTAGACCTTTCTGTTCGTTCTTACAACTGCTTGAAACGTGCTGGAATCAATACCGTTCAAGAGCTAGCTCATAAAACGGAAGAAGATATGATGAAAGTACGTAATCTAGGACGTAAATCACTTGAAGAAGTGAAAGCGAAACTAGAAGAATTAGGCTTAGGTCTTCGTAAAGACGACTGATAACATGGCGGATCAATCCATTATGTTGTGAGCCTTGTTATAGACACACAATATAGAACTTCAACAAAGGAGGGAATCTCTAATGGGTTACAGAAAGTTAGGACGCACTAGCGCACAACGTAAAGCATTACTTCGTGATTTAGCTACGGATCTTATTATCCATGAGCGCATTGAAACTACTGAAGCACGTGCAAAAGAATTACGTTCTGTAGTAGATAAAATGATCACTCTTGGTAAACGTGGTGACTTGCATGCACGCCGTCAAGCTGCATCTTTCATCCGTAACGAAATCGCTGACGCTGAGAATGGCACAGATGCCCTTCAAAAACTATTCAGTGACGTGGCTCCACGTTATGAAGAACGTCAAGGTGGATACACTCGTATCATGAAAGTTGGTCCACGCCGCGGTGACGGTGCACCAGTCGTGGTTATTGAATTAGTTTAATAACAACGATGAAAAAGGGCGGGACAAATGAATATACTCACTTGTTCTATGCCCTTTTTCTTTTTTTATTATAGAAATTCTGTCATCTAGAAATTCGCATTGAGTGTTACGATGGCTGGCGGAACCTGTATTATGCAGGGAGCCTTCACGTCTAGCTCAAGCATCCCTTCCCGCTTTTGACAAGCGATTATAAGATAACCTGTTTTTCGTAACAGGCCCGCTATTAGCTGCTCTTAATTTACCGAAAATTCTTTCGGTGGAAGGGGTGCAGCGTTTTTTTATATTTTCAGAAAGAAAAACTACTGTATATTGATTGAGCAGAGTTTAGTTTAGACGAGTGCAGTCGAGGATGAGGAGGGCCACATAATGAAGAAGCTGGTTTCTTTAAATAATATTGTTTTTAAATATGAGGGTCAGTCTCGAAACGCCTTGGATGATGTTTCTTTTGATATTCATCAGGGGGAGTGGCTTGCGATTGTCGGACATAATGGCTCTGGCAAGTCGACATTAGCAAAGTTACTGAATGGTCTTCAGTTCGCTAACTCAGGTACCATTACGATTAATGATCAACTTTTGACAGAAGAATCCGTTTGGGATGTTCGCCAGAAAATTGGCATGGTCTTTCAAAACCCAGATAATCAATTTGTAGGCACTACAGTTCAGGATGATGTGGCTTTTGGTTTAGAAAACGCCGGTGTTTCTCAGCAGGTTATGGTGGAGCGTGTTCATGGTGCGTTAAATAAGGTTAAAATGAATGCCTTTCTTAATCAAGAGCCGCACCATCTATCCGGCGGTCAAAAGCAAAGAGTGGCCATAGCAGGTGTAATAGCCCTGCAGCCAGACATAATCATCTTAGATGAAGCAACCTCCATGCTTGACCCAAGAGGCCGTGAAGAAGTGCTTGAAACAGTTAGGGAATTGAAACAGGAAAACGAGATCACTGTCATATCAATCACCCATGACCTTGAGGAAGCTGCCAAAGCTGATCGAATGATAGTCATGAACCAAGGTCGGTTATATCGTGAAGGACCGCCTCAGGATATTTTTGAGTTAGAGGAAGAATTGATTGCCCTTGGTCTGGATATTCCCTTTTCAGTGAAACTAACCAAGGAGTTACAAAAAAATGGTGTTCGTGTAGTTGATGGGCATTTGACAGAGGAAGAGTTGGTGAAGGATTTATGCGAATTACACTCGATGATGTAGAATACCGCTATCAGGTGAATACTCCTTTTGAACATCTAGCCCTTCATGATGTCAATATTTCAATGGAGCCGGGAACCTATACCGCAATCATCGGGCATACAGGGTCCGGGAAATCCACGCTACTGCAGCATTTGAATGCTCTTTTAAAACCGACGAAGGGTCGTGTTTTCATTGGGGATCGGACGATTGAAGCCGGAAGAAAAGAAAAGGCTTTGCGGCCAATAAGACAAAAGGTCGGAATAGTTTTTCAGTTTCCGGAACATCAGTTATTTGATGAAACGGTTGAAAAGGATATATGTTTCGGACCAATGAATTTTGGCGTTTCTGAAATCGATGCTAAGAAACTGGCCAGGAAAGCCATCGCGCAAGTCGGATTGAATGAGGAAATTCTTGAAAAATCTCCATTCGACTTATCCGGCGGACAAATGCGACGGGTGGCCATTGCTGGGGTACTTGCCATGGAACCCGAAGTATTGGTGCTTGATGAGCCAACAGCGGGATTGGATCCGCGAGGACGCAAAGAAATCATGGATATGTTTTATGATTTGCATAAAGCAAGGGGCATTTCAACGATTCTTGTAACACATAGCATGGAGGATGCAGCCAAGTACGCGGATGACATCATTATCATGCACAAGGGTACGGTGTTCCAAAAAGGAACCCCCCAGGAAATTTTCTCGGAGCCGGAACAATTAATGGAGCTTGGCCTGGATGTTCCGGATACGGTCCGTTTTCAGCTGAAGCTCCAGAAGGAACTTGGTGTTCGATTTGATCATCCGTGTCTTAATATCAGTGATTTAGCGATAGAAATAGATAAAGCCATGAAACGGGGGAACCGCTGATGCT
This sequence is a window from Brevibacillus sp. JNUCC-41. Protein-coding genes within it:
- the rpsK gene encoding 30S ribosomal protein S11, with translation MARKTNTRKRRVKKNIETGIAHIRSTFNNTIVTITDSHGNAISWSSAGALGFRGSRKSTPFAAQMAAETAAKTSIEHGMKTLEVTVKGPGAGREAAIRALQAAGLEVTAIKDVTPVPHNGCRPPKRRRV
- a CDS encoding DNA-directed RNA polymerase subunit alpha, producing MIEIEKPKIETVEINDDTKYGKFVVEPLERGYGTTLGNSLRRILLSSLPGAAVTAIQIDGVLHEFSTIEGVVEDVTSIILNVKKLALKIYSDEEKTLEIDVQGDGVITAADITHDSDVEILNPDLYIATIGKNGHMRMRLSARRGRGYTPAVQNKREDQPIGVIPIDALYTPVSRVSFQVENTRVGQLSNFDKLTFDVWTDGSTGPQEAVALGAKILTEHLNIFVGLTDEAQNAEIMVEKEEDQKEKVLEMTIEELDLSVRSYNCLKRAGINTVQELAHKTEEDMMKVRNLGRKSLEEVKAKLEELGLGLRKDD
- the rplQ gene encoding 50S ribosomal protein L17, encoding MGYRKLGRTSAQRKALLRDLATDLIIHERIETTEARAKELRSVVDKMITLGKRGDLHARRQAASFIRNEIADAENGTDALQKLFSDVAPRYEERQGGYTRIMKVGPRRGDGAPVVVIELV
- a CDS encoding energy-coupling factor ABC transporter ATP-binding protein — translated: MMKKLVSLNNIVFKYEGQSRNALDDVSFDIHQGEWLAIVGHNGSGKSTLAKLLNGLQFANSGTITINDQLLTEESVWDVRQKIGMVFQNPDNQFVGTTVQDDVAFGLENAGVSQQVMVERVHGALNKVKMNAFLNQEPHHLSGGQKQRVAIAGVIALQPDIIILDEATSMLDPRGREEVLETVRELKQENEITVISITHDLEEAAKADRMIVMNQGRLYREGPPQDIFELEEELIALGLDIPFSVKLTKELQKNGVRVVDGHLTEEELVKDLCELHSMM
- the infA gene encoding translation initiation factor IF-1, whose translation is MAKDDVIEVEGTVQETLPNAMFKVELENGHTVLAHVSGKIRMHFIRILPGDKVTVELSPYDLTRGRITYRFK
- a CDS encoding energy-coupling factor ABC transporter ATP-binding protein, with the translated sequence MRITLDDVEYRYQVNTPFEHLALHDVNISMEPGTYTAIIGHTGSGKSTLLQHLNALLKPTKGRVFIGDRTIEAGRKEKALRPIRQKVGIVFQFPEHQLFDETVEKDICFGPMNFGVSEIDAKKLARKAIAQVGLNEEILEKSPFDLSGGQMRRVAIAGVLAMEPEVLVLDEPTAGLDPRGRKEIMDMFYDLHKARGISTILVTHSMEDAAKYADDIIIMHKGTVFQKGTPQEIFSEPEQLMELGLDVPDTVRFQLKLQKELGVRFDHPCLNISDLAIEIDKAMKRGNR
- the rpmJ gene encoding 50S ribosomal protein L36, which gives rise to MKVRPSVKPICEKCKVIRRKGKVMVICENPKHKQKQG
- the rpsM gene encoding 30S ribosomal protein S13; the protein is MARIAGVDIPRDKRIVISLTYIYGIGKQTAIKILAEAGVSEETRVRDLTEDELNKIRDIIDKLKVEGDLRREISLNIKRLMEIGSYRGLRHRRGLPVRGQNTKNNARTRKGPRRTVANKKK